From the Lolium rigidum isolate FL_2022 chromosome 2, APGP_CSIRO_Lrig_0.1, whole genome shotgun sequence genome, one window contains:
- the LOC124692752 gene encoding uncharacterized protein LOC124692752: MLEKIGLPPKPSMRGATWVLDASNCQGCSAQFSLFTRKHHCQRCGGLFCSSCTQKRMILRGQGDSPVRICDPCKNLEEAARYEMRYGHKNRTLKANTKTASKPEDEILSELLGGDGMHSQFSRRESLGSELPGKTVSTASSSSSSPGSRKASMEGNGGGSLSTEAQNYELNNTASIFTPEELRQQAVEEKNRYKTLKSEGKPEEALRAFKRGKELERQAAALELELRKSKRMATKPPNVSAVISTQKINDTDDAVTKRDPAGKRVRKEKSDLASELKDLGWSDADLHDEARPTAMSVEGELSQILREVAPKSSEGKKSGGIDKSQVNALKRQALVLKREGKLAEAKEELKKAKILERQLEEQEILGEAEESDDDLAAMIHNMDDDNQDDILFDNSRLPAISFEQILGASDDLAFDSNFDVTDDDINDPDMAAALRSFGWTDEDDKQTESHEHVSSLNQEVLKEEVLALKREAVAHKKAGNIAEAMSLLKKAKLLEKDLESERPESKVLTPGQKITDTEDITVTEISTRRVSAPKSKLAIQRELLALKKKALALRRDGKVDEAEEELKKGAILEKQLEELENSSKRPVANENMNFSSTAPYKAEPPSLDFTDESYEPEVTDNDMQDPALLSVLKNMGWEDDTDSVKVTHKPSNLSPVVAKKPKKNKGQIQKELLAIKRKALAFRREGKNTEAEEELEKAKVLEEQLSEMEELASSAASQKVAGPDEHQTAENKYDIQHIPHVDATASSLRNTSKEDVSLPVHAVELNASTDPVASRIKPQTETHASRTAIADLSGTAEGSRLPSNVLDHKDPLKAPGGDTHRDDILLHKRKAVAFKREGKLAEAREELKLAKLLEKRLEGAQQDGVAGVYESATSVVQQSNSVQQPASASIHTDVLAHAPPAGDKSVQPQKAMSSRDRLRIQRESLTHKRNALKLRREGKTAEADAEFELAKSLESQLEEADSQGSSSAGKSAEASDAFVEDLLDPQMMSALKSIGWSAADLSTPSMNAQPSAKAEARPTVTVTSKPQNEKSQLEEQIKAEKLKALAFKREGKQAEALEALRSSKRLEKKLASLS, encoded by the exons ATGTTGGAAAAGATCGGGCTCCCGCCAAAGCCGTCGATGCGGGGGGCAACCTGGGTGCTGGATGCGTCCAACTGCCAGGGCTGTTCTGCTCAGTTCTCCTTGTTCACTCGCAAG CATCATTGCCAAAGATGCGGAGGCCTCTTCTGCAGCAGCTGCACTCAAAAGAGGATGATTTTACGTGGACAGGGCGACTCACCTGTTCGAATTTGTGATCCTTGCAAGAATCTTGAGGAAGCGGCGCGTTATGAGATGAGATATGGGCACAAAAATAGAACCCTGAAAG CTAACACAAAAACAGCTTCTAAACCAGAGGATGAAATACTTAGTGAACTTCTTGGAGGTGATGGGATGCACAGCCAGTTTTCTCGCAGGGAATCTCTGGGTTCTGAGCTTCCTGGGAAAACCGTAAGCACTGCCAGCTCATCCAGTTCTAGTCCCGGTTCCAGAAAAGCCAGTATGGAGGGGAATGGAGGTGGAAGCCTTTCAACTGAAGCACAAAATTACGAACTCAACAACACTGCATCCATTTTTACTCCGGAAGAACTGCGTCAACAAGCAGTAGAGGAGAAGAACAGGTACAAAACATTGAAGTCAGAAGGAAAACCCGAGGAAGCACTGCGGGCGTTCAAACGTGGTAAAGAGCTTGAGAGGCAAGCGGCAGCACTTGAATTAGAATTGAGAAAGAGCAAAAGAATGGCTACAAAACCTCCTAATGTAAGTGCTGTTATTAGTACCCAGAAGATAAATGATACCGATGACGCTGTAACAAAAAGGGATCCAGCTGGGAAAAGGGTTAGAAAAGAAAAGAGTGATCTTGCCTCTGAACTCAAAGATCTAGGCTGGTCAGATGCAGATCTTCATGATGAAGCAAGGCCAACTGCTATGAGTGTCGAAGGAGAGCTGTCACAGATTCTTAGAGAAGTAGCGCCAAAATCATCAGAGGGCAAGAAAAGTGGTGGTATTGACAAATCTCAGGTTAATGCTCTGAAGAGACAGGCCCTAGTGCTGAAGCGAGAAGGTAAACTTGCCGAAGCAAAGGAAGAACTAAAGAAGGCCAAAATTTTGGAAAGACAACTGGAAGAACAGGAGATTCTAGGCGAAGCAGAAGAGTCTGATGATGATTTGGCTGCAATGATTCATAACATGGACGATGATAACCAGGATGATATACTATTTGACAATTCAAGACTACCTGCTATCAGTTTTGAACAAATTCTGGGTGCTTCAGATGATCTTGCGTTTGATAGCAACTTCGATGTTACAGACGATGACATCAATGACCCAGATATGGCTGCTGCCCTAAGATCATTTGGTTGGACTGACGAGGATGACAAACAAACAGAAAGTCATGAACATGTTTCTTCTTTGAATCAAGAAGTACTAAAGGAAGAAGTGCTTGCACTGAAAAGAGAGGCTGTTGCTCACAAGAAGGCTGGTAACATTGCAGAGGCGATGTCATTGCTTAAAAAGGCAAAATTACTTGAGAAGGATCTGGAAAGTGAACGGCCAGAATCAAAGGTCCTTACTCCAGGACAGAAAATTACAGACACTGAAGATATCACTGTCACAGAGATTAGCACGCGTCGTGTATCAGCACCAAAAAGTAAGCTAGCAATCCAGAGGGAACTGCTAGCTCTGAAAAAGAAGGCACTAGCCTTGAGAAGGGATGGGAAGGTCGATGAGGCCGAGGAAGAGTTGAAGAAAGGCGCTATTCTTGAGAAGCAACTCGAAGAGCTTGAAAATTCTTCTAAAAGACCTGTAGCCAACGAAAATATGAACTTTAGTTCAACAGCCCCATATAAGGCTGAACCCCCAAGTCTGGATTTCACCGATGAAAGCTATGAACCTGAGGTGACAGACAATGACATGCAGGATCCAGCATTGCTATCTGTGTTGAAAAATATGGGATGGGAAGACGATACTGATTCTGTGAAAGTAACACATAAACCATCGAATCTTTCGCCTGTAGTTGCTAAGAAGCCAAAGAAGAATAAAGGTCAGATCCAGAAGGAATTGCTTGCCATAAAAAGGAAGGCTCTTGCATTTAGGCGGGAAGGGAAGAATACAGAAGCTGAAGAGGAACTGGAGAAGGCGAAGGTCTTGGAGGAGCAACTGTCGGAGATGGAAGAATTGGCTAGCTCAGCTGCCAGCCAAAAAGTTGCAGGTCCTGACGAACACCAGACTGCGGAAAATAAATATGATATTCAACATATCCCTCATGTTGATGCTACTGCATCATCACTAAGAAATACATCGAAGGAGGATGTTTCATTGCCAGTGCATGCAGTCGAACTTAATGCATCAACAGATCCTGTAGCTAGTAGAATCAAACCTCAAACTGAAACTCATGCATCCAGGACAGCTATTGCTGATCTTTCAGGAACTGCAGAAGGATCACGTTTACCTTCTAATGTTCTTGATCATAAGGATCCTCTAAAGGCACCTGGAGGCGACACACACAGAGATGATATTTTACTCCATAAGAGAAAAGCGGTTGCTTTTAAGAGAGAAGGGAAGTTGGCAGAAGCTAGAGAAGAATTAAAACTAGCTAAACTCTTAGAGAAGCGTCTTGAAGGCGCCCAACAAGACGGTGTGGCTGGTGTGTATGAGTCAGCGACATCAGTTGTGCAACAGAGCAATTCGGTCCAGCAACCTGCTAGTGCAAGTATCCACACTGACGTGTTGGCCCATGCCCCTCCAGCCGGGGATAAGTCAGTTCAGCCTCAGAAAGCAATGTCTAGCCGAGATCGCCTCAGAATCCAACGTGAATCCCTCACTCACAAACGCAATGCCCTCAAGTTGAGGAGAGAAGGGAAGACTGCGGAAGCAGACGCGGAGTTCGAGTTGGCCAAGTCACTAGAGAGCCAACTGGAGGAGGCAGATAGCCAGGGTTCGAGCTCTGCAGGCAAGTCGGCTGAAGCAAGTgacgcatttgtggaggatcttcTCGATCCTCAGATGATGTCTGCCTTAAAGTCCATTGGCTGGAGCGCAGCTGACCTGTCCACACCGTCTATGAACGCGCAACCTTCTGCGAAAGCAGAAGCAAGGCCAACGGTCACAGTTACAAGCAAGCCTCAGAATGAGAAAAGTCAGCTTGAGGAACAGATCAAGGCTGAGAAACTGAAGGCCCTCGCCTTCAAGCGGGAAGGGAAGCAGGCAGAGGCTCTGGAGGCCCTCCGCTCATCAAAGCGTCTGGAGAAGAAGTTGGCCTCACTTAGCTAA